One window of the Aulosira sp. FACHB-615 genome contains the following:
- a CDS encoding ribulose bisphosphate carboxylase small subunit — MSYYIAPRFLDKIAVHITKNFLNLPGVRVPLILGIHGRKGEGKTFQCELAFEKMGVEVTLISGGELESPDAGDPARLIRLRYRETAELIKVRGKMCVLMINDLDAGAGRFDEGTQYTVNTQLVNATLMNIADNPTDVQLPGSYDANPIRRVPIIVTGNDFSTLYAPLIRDGRMEKFYWEPDRDDKIGIVGGIFAPDGLSNRDIEQLVDTFPNQSIDFFSALRSRIYDEQIRNFIHQIGYERISLRVVNSVEGPPEFKKPDFTLSHLIESGHFMVGEQKRVENSQLVDEYNRLNRGRRNYQPASSVVETPTPQPSTNGSRQQSTLNTHVSLETQEQIRQILSQGLKVTFEHVDERRFRTGAWQSCGTIHIDAESDAISTLESHLTEYSGEYVRLVGIDPKAKRRVVETIIQRPTSRN, encoded by the coding sequence ATGAGTTATTATATTGCTCCTCGATTTTTGGATAAAATTGCTGTTCACATCACTAAGAACTTCTTAAATCTTCCTGGTGTGAGAGTTCCTTTGATTTTAGGCATTCATGGACGTAAAGGTGAAGGAAAAACCTTTCAGTGTGAATTAGCTTTTGAAAAAATGGGTGTGGAAGTGACACTCATTTCTGGCGGCGAATTAGAAAGTCCCGATGCGGGAGACCCGGCGCGGTTGATTCGGCTACGCTATCGAGAAACAGCAGAACTGATTAAAGTGCGCGGTAAAATGTGCGTGCTGATGATTAACGATTTAGATGCAGGTGCAGGCCGCTTTGATGAAGGAACTCAATATACTGTAAACACACAGTTGGTAAATGCCACACTGATGAATATTGCGGATAATCCCACAGATGTGCAGTTACCAGGAAGCTATGATGCAAATCCCATCCGGCGTGTACCAATTATTGTTACAGGTAATGATTTTTCCACGTTGTATGCACCGTTAATTCGAGACGGACGGATGGAAAAGTTTTATTGGGAACCTGACCGTGATGACAAAATTGGAATTGTTGGCGGAATTTTTGCACCAGATGGACTCTCTAACCGGGATATTGAACAGTTAGTTGATACTTTTCCTAATCAATCAATTGACTTTTTTAGTGCGTTGCGTTCTCGAATTTATGATGAACAAATCCGCAACTTTATTCATCAAATCGGTTATGAACGCATATCTTTACGTGTGGTAAATAGTGTGGAAGGGCCGCCAGAATTTAAAAAGCCAGATTTTACTTTATCTCACTTAATTGAGTCTGGTCATTTTATGGTGGGTGAACAAAAACGGGTGGAAAATTCGCAGTTGGTGGATGAATATAATCGCTTGAATCGAGGTAGAAGAAATTATCAACCAGCATCATCTGTGGTGGAAACACCAACTCCTCAGCCGTCAACAAATGGATCTCGTCAACAATCAACATTAAATACGCATGTATCACTAGAAACACAAGAACAAATTCGGCAAATTTTGTCTCAAGGTTTAAAAGTTACTTTTGAACATGTTGATGAACGGCGCTTTCGTACAGGTGCTTGGCAAAGTTGTGGGACAATTCACATTGATGCAGAATCTGATGCGATTTCAACTTTAGAATCCCATCTTACTGAATATAGCGGTGAGTATGTCCGCTTGGTAGGAATTGACCCAAAAGCTAAACGGCGAGTTGTGGAAACAATTATTCAACGTCCGACTAGTAGAAATTAA
- a CDS encoding type II toxin-antitoxin system Phd/YefM family antitoxin translates to MQQINLAEASQHLSELIDAALDGEEIIITKDNQQAVKLIPILPVKRRPTFGSAKGIVTISDDFDEPLEEFQEYM, encoded by the coding sequence ATGCAGCAAATTAATTTAGCTGAAGCATCTCAACACTTATCAGAATTGATTGACGCGGCGCTTGATGGTGAAGAAATTATCATTACAAAAGATAATCAGCAGGCTGTGAAATTAATTCCTATATTGCCAGTGAAACGCCGTCCCACATTTGGTAGTGCTAAGGGAATAGTGACAATATCTGATGACTTTGACGAACCATTAGAAGAATTTCAGGAGTATATGTAG
- a CDS encoding Uma2 family endonuclease — protein MTASDIKIPPLESGDRLTRQEFERRYYAMPHTKKAELIEGVVYVASPLRFKSHGKPHGNLIIWLGTYKVATPGVELGDNSTVRLDLDNELQPDVVLLIDEQLGGQASISEDDYIEGAPELIAEVAASSAANDLYDKKRVYRRNDVKEYIVWQVFENQFDWFILENGEYKSLTSDIDGIIKSYVFPGLWLDVTALLTGEMTQVLAVLQRGLNSQEHQLFVQELANKS, from the coding sequence ATGACAGCATCAGATATTAAAATACCACCTTTAGAAAGTGGCGATCGCCTAACTCGCCAAGAATTTGAACGTCGTTATTATGCCATGCCTCATACTAAAAAAGCAGAACTAATTGAAGGAGTTGTATACGTGGCCTCACCCTTACGTTTTAAAAGTCATGGAAAACCCCACGGAAACTTGATAATTTGGCTAGGAACTTACAAAGTTGCTACCCCTGGCGTGGAGTTGGGTGATAATTCCACAGTCCGCTTAGATTTAGATAATGAACTACAGCCGGATGTTGTGCTGTTGATTGATGAACAACTGGGTGGACAAGCAAGTATTAGTGAAGATGATTATATAGAAGGCGCACCAGAATTAATTGCCGAAGTTGCTGCGAGTAGTGCTGCTAATGACTTGTATGATAAAAAGCGCGTATATCGACGCAATGATGTAAAAGAATATATTGTTTGGCAGGTTTTTGAGAATCAATTTGATTGGTTTATTTTAGAGAATGGTGAATATAAATCATTAACATCTGATATAGATGGGATTATCAAAAGTTATGTCTTTCCTGGTTTATGGTTGGATGTAACTGCGCTGTTAACTGGAGAAATGACCCAAGTGTTAGCAGTACTGCAAAGAGGTTTGAACTCACAAGAACATCAACTATTTGTACAAGAATTAGCTAATAAATCTTAA
- a CDS encoding PIN domain-containing protein, which produces MQQLLDTHTFIWFILGSSRLSNSLRSQIENNDNFLSIASIWEMAIKHSIGKLNFNLSFAEFVDQQIIMNGIQIINIEIEHILTVSQLLLHHRDPFDRMLIAQAIVENLPILSADTIFDTYPVKRLW; this is translated from the coding sequence GTGCAGCAACTTTTAGATACTCATACTTTTATCTGGTTTATTCTGGGTAGTTCAAGACTTAGTAATAGTCTGCGATCGCAAATAGAAAACAATGATAATTTTCTTAGTATTGCCAGCATTTGGGAAATGGCAATCAAACACAGCATTGGCAAACTAAATTTTAATTTAAGCTTTGCTGAGTTTGTTGATCAGCAAATCATTATGAATGGTATTCAAATAATTAATATCGAAATTGAGCATATTTTAACTGTTTCCCAACTGCTATTACACCATCGTGACCCTTTTGACAGAATGTTAATTGCTCAGGCAATAGTAGAAAATCTACCTATATTAAGTGCTGATACAATTTTTGATACTTATCCGGTCAAGCGTTTGTGGTAG